atggtTCGTGTGAATCCTCATGAAAAATTGTCTACAAAAAAGATGAGGGACTATAGtaagatatttaaaagatGAGGGACACTATTATAGTACATTTAAGATATGAGGGattaaaatgagataaaatatGAAGATGTCGAACTAATGAAGAGATTTGGCCAACATTACATTTCAAATTGTCAACatcatatacataatattgaaatataatattttaaatttttttttttatgtgaatatGATAGTTGAGCAGTAAAGCTtacgaaatttttataaatggaGTTACTTGAGATAAATACTTAGTAAGTgattaaaacattaataattttatatcaatacTTTTATTAAGTGGGGTGGCCTTAGAAAAAAACTAACTTGATATGCATTATGTATATGTACGAAAATCCccttcttttaattttctcaatttatcTCATAAACCTATAAGcgtaatttcatttaaaaagcCCTACAAAATGTATATAACAGTGAACTTATACCGCAagattttgaatgaaaatgtgtttttttacTGCCAAACAGACATAATTTTGGAATTccaaacaatataaaattcaaattgcaaCCATTGAAAAATGACATCCAATGGCCAAActaatcttttatattatatataactgaAGAGCACCTTATTAGTGACTtctgttaatttttgttttttaattttttttctttctcaattttttatttctcttttacttttctcatttatattattttcttaaatttttaatattttattaatctaattaaaattttttaaattaattatacacgGATATGAGCATACCACATATTCTCGTCTAAGAATTATCCATTTCTGAATCAGAGactcaaaattaaatgacGTGAGCCCTGCACCGAGGCAGGCAAACACGTGGTGAGCTCCGATCAGAGAGCAACACCTGTCATCTGCAGCAGCGCCACTGCAAACGTGGCCGCACAACATTCCGCCACGAATCAAATCTTCCCCAAGTTCTAATCAGTTCAAATTCTGCTATAAATTAAGGGCCGTACTTTTCCCATCACCGTCGTCGAAATTCAACAAATCCGCAGCGAATAGCTTATTAGAGTTAGAGCAATGGCAGTTGGTGTTCCGATATGCGTGGAGTGCGGGACGAGGAGCAACCCATGCAGGTGCAAGGTGGTGGGGCCGACCATCGGTTTCCTGGCCTTCGCGGCGGCGGCGGTGGTGGAGTGGCCGGTGGGCGCCCTGGTCTACTGCTTCCGCCACATGAAGGGACGCCGCATCATGGCCCATCCCGCCACCGTCGTTTAACCCGCCGTCGCCGCATCATGGCCCATCCCGCCACCGTCGTTTACCCCGCCGTCACTAATTCCATTCCaatatagttaaatattatcTACCTAGTTAGCTACCTCTTGCTGTTCTTCATTTCTCGTCGTCTCCATTTCTCCgtatgtgtgtgtctgtgtgtgtggtgtTTTGTAACAGTAGAAGTATAAAAAACTAGCAATGTACTTCACTAATGTTGCTtcatatgtaatatttacatgcatatatatatatgatttgggttgaaatataaattaaattactcgatataaaaaaacaaccaCTAAAAATTCGtttcttattaaatttgatcaaattttactTTGGACTTGAGTGTACGATTAGttctataataataaaataatttaaaaaaaattattaaatgcaaAAGTTAAACAAGaggtaaaattagaaatttatatattttttctgttcaAGTCAATATTTTCCGTTCAAATCGTAATAAAAGAACCGTTCAAATCGTAATAAAAGGAAGTTAGAAATAagcaaatttttctttaaaggggtgtaagtataattttaattttttaaaaaaaatatataatttcatgttTTAGAGTCGGGGTATAAATATTCTATACatagcaaatatatataggatatatattatgtatttccATTTTATGCTTCctaaaatgtattttgtaaattattagTCTTACAACTACAATCAAAATCTTCTCAAGTTACGTTCTTACCATGTATGATAAACATATATCGATGCCAACTAAATCTTGCATGCCACATTAATCAGGCATCAACTGGTCTGGGTCATTCCTTTGtcccattattattatatatatgatcaaataaGGGTAATTGTGGTATTCTTGGTtggaatttgattattttactCTCTTTAAGGGTATTTAAATTCATTGTGGTAAAGTATTTTCACTGGTCCCACAATTTTACTCTTGACTTGTCCATTAAGAGATACAACATCTATGTAGTGTCATATCACTCTAACATTATGAACAAATGTGGCATTCGGAACTCCATAGAAAAGAACATATATCTTCAACTAATAAACTCTTATTTGTGGAATACACGATGcaataattacatgtataatttttggtatatatgtgtgtacaTCTCAATACGAAGGATGATACCCCTTCTTTTAGGCGTAGAAGTCATCTACTAGTAATTAAGAATTAGTAAACAATAatgtgaataaattatatatgaaagtgGAAAACACTAATAAATGGGATCATCCACCAGTACCACTGATGTACGATTATTATCTAAACCACTAATTTTaccatcaataaaaaaatggtgAATGATATAACgatcttttctaaaatttgacattattataGGTATCCCATcgtttttttaagaattataacTACCCCTTTGAGGTtcgtaatttttaattagccATCTGAAATTGTTCATTTTtcccttgatttttttttataaaaattggagAGAAACTAATCAAggcaaaattacattattgCCCCTCTGTGTGAAAAACGTAAGAAACCTCTCCCCACGCCTTTCTTCTCCATTTGCAACAAACTCTATTTTTCTACAAGTTTTCTCTCCAACCAAAGCTTCGAATCTCTTCAAAACCAATTTTTTCAAGCATAATTCTGTTCGGTTCTTGTACATCTAAAGTGAAGAAGGTGTTTGAAGGCCGAAGAAGTgaagttaatattataaactttaGTTGAAAGGGAATGAAGTGGACATTGACGTGTATATAAGGTAGATGTGGGGGTGAGTGTTTTTACACTCAAGTGTATCCTACATTGGaagtttataacaaaaataatctCCTTATATTAAGTTCAAGTTTAAGTTGTGTTTGAAATGTTTTGGAGACTTGAGTGAACATGGGGTTGCCCCACACGCACATGCCGCCGCTTGCCCGTCTTGATCTAGATCTAGACGTGGGCGTTAAGGCGAATGCCTCAATCTCAAGATATATCTTTTTGTAATAGAAACATTTGAATTTTACCGGACATGAACAAAATAGTTGTTTTTTAGTaagaaaagtttttaaaatgcaCTTAAAATTATGACGACGATGAACATGGCacatatatgatatatttcaACTTTATCGGAGAGTTTTTATctagattaaattttatcaagttaaatcaattatatattaagttatataatcgatcactttatttaaatttaggttaaataaaatttacactcTTAAAGTATACCACCCTCATCAATTATCCCTTAAACTGAAGAAATCTTCAATTATCCCCTATCTTTGTGATAATccttgaaattaaataaaaatagacaaaaaataccCTTGATTATTAATAACATGATATATTCACTTTAATGCGCTctatatatagttaatataccaatcaatttttacttcaatttttattcatttatgatgctaaacaaattaatattagattaATCACATATTGATATGATCAATGTTAgtacttttatattaaaataaatttataaacttgcGTTTGTAcgttacattatatataattttaatgacaaatatattgcAAGTGGTCATCGAACCTGTTTGGtaccaaaatatcaaatgaggTCATTTGGGAGTTAatgaaataattcttttttgtctttccATGTAGTAACTCTATTTTACCCCTTGACCTAACCTTAGATCCAACAATTAGGCCTGTCAATTGGTGTGCAATACTTAGACCACCTAGACCCATTTTTGATAGTTATGACCATATTCgtgtctaatatttttatatttaatccagACTTGCACACATATTTatggtaataattttttgagttcGGGTAGAGCCTATACCCTAAAATACcagtgaataaaattttaatatgtaaaattgcATCTTTGTTTGTTAACTTAAAAttagtgaattttaaatttttgctaattatCAACACGACTATTTATACactcaaaattgaaataattattttgtacttaattaatttataaacattgaacttttcaaatttgattaacAATAGAGGCATTAatgttaatgtaatattattaatagccaagggtatttttatcaattttatttaatttaaaggaaTATTTTGAGATCGATAGGGggtaaatgaaaatttatttaatttagcgGGTAATTGATGAGCGTAACATACTTCAGaagtacaaaatatatttaaccctttaaaatttacataaattatatttcaaatagtaatttttataattaattcaaaattaattaaactcgATTTAGATTAGAATTTGTGTGTCATCCAAATCGTGCACACTTCCACAAATATGAATTTGGGTGATAACTCAGAAACGTGAAAGGGTAAAGTGTTTGCCCCAAGGATTGATGATGAGGAAGTCTTCGGCCGAAAGAGTACTAAGGCAGTGTTTGGTCTTAATCGATCTGGAGACATcaatttgaagtttgaagattttgaaaaggatgtaaaaatatatattactttttaaaaagatagaaaataatttaaaaaataaataaaactattattattgttagaatcttatatttttttaaaaataaaaattgcaacgagtcttctaaaatttgacatatttataaatactttttcattgtttgaaacATTATTAATATACACTCATccctgattttaattattgtataacAATTAGTTtaatctattatatttttttttattttttttattatgaactGGCCAAAATATTGgaatatgaattataattttaatttttttaaaaaattattaaatttttttatggactaaatggatatttttttttatataattttacaaattttttcatcaaccTCATccgttgtttttttttttaaaaaaaatataataagggcatagttgacaatttcaaacTTAACCCAATCCAAAGATGATTACACAATTTTATCAAGCAATATTAGTgggaatttgtaattttcacaCAATAaaggggtattcgtaattaggTCAAACTTGAGAGgtggttgttgtaatttacccttctttcaataaattaattacaattatattataatctcAATCatgacaatattataacaatcaatacattaatcatcaataccaaatatttataaataattaacaactattatcaaaatagataaacaattactattaaaatagaacatgctgataaaattcaaattttatgtcCTTATcgtaattttgatcaattaaatTAGGGTTTATTGGCTGAGACTTACGTATTAAACAGGAAGATAATGATATTATAACTATGTATCTACatcaccatatatatatatatatattagaaaggGATTACGAGTATAAGTTACTGTTTTAAAGAAGTTATTTTGTTCCCGATTGTTATTTAgatgtattaaatttttttaccactttaaaaaatgaataattttcgcattatatccaataaaattatgtgcatGGAAACATCGTGCCAccatttttagtttattagaAACGGACGTGATCTTTTaagtgtatttttaattatttctaattatctgattaattttattaattcagcgataattatatttattgttattgaaaatttcgcaatgtatatatttgcCACTAgttatctatatttattatgcacaactatattttcataattttaattattagcaataacttttacaaaattaatatatgtcgttacaaaattgtaaataatcattaatacaacaataaatattctttatcacataatatattatcacttattaataatatatttatatttcttttgttaatttgcGTTTTGCAGaggtaagaaaataataatagttcttgattaattacacatatttaACATTGGTGataaacttatattaattttttatatttaaatatttaatatcggTAATTAATGTTGATTGAAAGTCGTGACGTGATTGTAGTCAactcactaaaaaaaaataatcaattaaatatagaataaTTTAGATTGACACAAAATACCTTCCATTTTTTACGATCGTTTAAATAAATGTCCTTTGCAATACGTTGTTACAAATGCGTATTTATTAGACCATTATAgtaatagaaatataattattttcaaacaacgagaaaataattataattaaaataaattttaaaaaacattttaatttattttaaatattataaaaaaatttaaattatacacagACATCGAATACGCGGAATAAGCAGTAGAATG
Above is a genomic segment from Sesamum indicum cultivar Zhongzhi No. 13 linkage group LG13, S_indicum_v1.0, whole genome shotgun sequence containing:
- the LOC105176124 gene encoding LOW QUALITY PROTEIN: uncharacterized protein LOC105176124 (The sequence of the model RefSeq protein was modified relative to this genomic sequence to represent the inferred CDS: substituted 1 base at 1 genomic stop codon) produces the protein MAVGVPICVECGTRSNPCRCKVVGPTIGFLAFAAAAVVEWPVGALVYCFRHMKGRRIMAHPATVVXPAVAASWPIPPPSFTPPSLIPFQYS